From Streptomyces yatensis, one genomic window encodes:
- a CDS encoding BlaI/MecI/CopY family transcriptional regulator, whose protein sequence is MGTRTPGHGPKRPNGAREAEILELLQRADGALTPREVTERLGSGLAYNSVLTILTRMHTKGLLTRTPRGRAHAYAPVTDDPGFAARRMRSVLEERSDRQDVLARFADELSTNDADLLRQLLGPDQ, encoded by the coding sequence ATGGGCACCCGCACGCCAGGACACGGCCCCAAGCGGCCCAACGGGGCACGCGAGGCGGAGATCCTCGAACTGCTGCAGCGGGCCGACGGCGCGCTGACCCCCCGCGAGGTCACCGAACGCCTCGGTAGCGGACTGGCCTACAACAGCGTGTTGACGATCCTCACCCGCATGCACACCAAGGGACTGCTCACCCGCACCCCGCGCGGCCGGGCCCATGCCTACGCCCCGGTAACCGACGACCCCGGCTTCGCCGCCCGCCGCATGCGCTCCGTCCTGGAGGAGCGATCGGACCGCCAGGACGTCCTCGCGCGCTTCGCCGACGAGCTGTCCACCAACGACGCGGACCTGCTGCGCCAACTGCTCGGCCCCGACCAGTAG
- a CDS encoding CoA-binding protein: MYGDPSTVRKILTELGDTWAVVGLSTNERRAAHGVADVLQRFGKRIVPVHPKAETVHGEQGYSSLAEIPFPVDVVDVFVNSELAGPVADEAVTIGAKAVWFQLDVIDEAAYERTRAAGLAMVMDRCPAIEIPRLG; encoded by the coding sequence ATGTACGGCGACCCGTCGACGGTCCGCAAGATCCTCACCGAGCTGGGCGACACCTGGGCCGTCGTGGGCCTGTCGACGAACGAGCGGCGTGCCGCCCACGGCGTCGCCGACGTCCTCCAGCGCTTCGGCAAGCGCATCGTGCCCGTGCACCCCAAGGCCGAGACGGTGCACGGCGAGCAGGGGTACTCCTCGCTCGCCGAGATCCCCTTCCCGGTCGACGTGGTCGATGTCTTCGTCAACAGCGAGCTGGCGGGCCCGGTCGCCGACGAGGCCGTGACCATCGGCGCCAAGGCCGTGTGGTTCCAGCTCGACGTCATCGACGAGGCCGCCTACGAGCGCACCCGCGCCGCCGGGCTCGCCATGGTGATGGACCGCTGCCCGGCCATCGAGATCCCCCGGCTGGGCTGA
- a CDS encoding helix-turn-helix domain-containing protein gives MHSAPSAGENIAVLRKVRGTSQASLARQMGISLSYLSKIETGLRPATPPLVAAAASALRVTTARVYGDPFSDPSKQHELMDALRTVVRRHTLPREDVPPPSELAASLQRAAQLRADTNYLELLQLLPRLLGQVTATAMESDGDATAWGQVADVYSCAYACAHRFRQPDLADMIVSRQQWAAHQTWNPSAEAAAAWNEAGTYQSAGEYSDGLAIIERAIVRYEMIPGDDLERVVHLGSLHLRGVVLASRHEDKAATAAHVRRATALAERITGPDVLQHNLTFGPGNTALYELAARIELGQPDKAAEVATPLLTAPPAGLKPSRIGRLAIDAARARLATKDLVGAEEALKQAFRVAPQMAEIHPMAREVMRVLWTMHQRSRRDLLAMAKRSGLAS, from the coding sequence ATGCACAGCGCACCGTCAGCCGGTGAGAACATCGCGGTACTCCGGAAAGTCCGCGGGACGAGTCAAGCGAGCCTGGCCCGACAGATGGGCATCTCCCTGTCGTATCTGAGCAAGATCGAGACAGGGCTGCGCCCGGCGACTCCGCCTCTCGTCGCAGCTGCGGCCTCCGCGCTGCGCGTCACAACGGCCAGGGTCTACGGCGATCCGTTCAGCGATCCATCGAAGCAACACGAACTGATGGATGCTCTCCGCACCGTCGTCCGCCGCCACACCTTGCCGCGCGAGGACGTTCCGCCGCCCAGTGAACTGGCTGCCTCGCTGCAGCGCGCCGCCCAGCTTCGGGCGGATACGAACTACCTGGAGTTGCTCCAGCTCCTCCCGAGGCTACTCGGCCAGGTCACCGCGACGGCCATGGAGAGCGACGGCGACGCCACGGCGTGGGGGCAAGTCGCTGACGTCTATAGCTGCGCGTACGCCTGCGCCCATCGGTTTCGCCAGCCCGACCTCGCGGACATGATCGTCAGCCGTCAGCAGTGGGCGGCTCATCAGACGTGGAACCCGTCGGCCGAAGCGGCTGCCGCGTGGAATGAGGCGGGGACGTACCAGTCGGCCGGCGAGTACTCCGACGGATTGGCGATCATTGAACGCGCCATCGTTCGCTACGAGATGATTCCGGGTGACGACCTGGAGCGCGTCGTCCATCTGGGCTCGCTGCATCTGCGCGGCGTCGTCCTGGCGTCCAGACACGAGGACAAGGCGGCCACCGCGGCCCATGTCCGTCGGGCAACGGCACTCGCTGAGCGGATCACCGGCCCTGACGTCCTGCAGCACAATCTGACGTTCGGCCCCGGCAACACAGCGCTGTACGAGTTGGCCGCCCGCATCGAACTCGGCCAGCCGGACAAGGCGGCGGAGGTCGCGACACCGCTGCTGACGGCGCCTCCCGCAGGCCTCAAGCCGTCACGCATCGGCCGACTGGCCATCGACGCCGCCCGCGCTCGGCTCGCGACGAAGGATCTCGTCGGCGCGGAGGAGGCCCTGAAGCAAGCCTTCCGCGTCGCCCCGCAGATGGCGGAGATCCACCCGATGGCGCGGGAGGTGATGCGCGTTCTGTGGACCATGCACCAGCGCAGCCGCCGGGACCTCCTGGCCATGGCGAAGCGGTCGGGGTTAGCGTCCTGA
- a CDS encoding glycine-rich domain-containing protein translates to MNHGTALLPDEDRAAVVDTVMVNNPDMAPQLAGRIVDEAVKYLAAVATAPEPLTPSRLVDEEWHALILHTRVYKRLCDKIGTFVHHVPERPAPGSRGPQVLTKTQARIVAAGHTVDDALWLAPTDASIPVAAGCQHSPGGPEGSCTGDPDGDGPSGPN, encoded by the coding sequence ATGAATCACGGTACAGCTCTGCTGCCCGACGAGGACCGAGCGGCCGTCGTCGACACGGTTATGGTCAACAATCCGGACATGGCGCCGCAACTGGCGGGGCGCATCGTCGATGAGGCGGTGAAATACCTCGCAGCCGTCGCAACCGCTCCCGAACCGCTCACGCCGTCAAGGCTCGTCGACGAGGAATGGCACGCGTTGATCCTGCACACCCGCGTCTACAAGCGGCTGTGCGACAAGATCGGGACGTTCGTTCACCACGTGCCGGAGCGCCCGGCCCCCGGGAGCCGGGGCCCCCAAGTGCTGACGAAGACTCAGGCTCGGATCGTCGCGGCGGGGCACACCGTGGACGACGCTCTGTGGCTCGCGCCGACCGATGCGTCCATCCCGGTAGCCGCCGGCTGTCAGCACAGCCCCGGCGGTCCGGAGGGAAGTTGCACCGGGGACCCGGACGGTGACGGTCCGAGCGGGCCGAACTGA
- a CDS encoding response regulator transcription factor, with protein MIRVLIADDEPMIRAGIRAVLITDPDITVVAEAGDGHQAVELVHRHRPRVAVLDIRMPASGGIEAAREIHRTAPATGVIMLTTFGEDDYILRALSGGATGFLIKSGEPEELIAGVRAVADGAAYLSPKVAARVVAHLASGGAGALADRRAAARERVGALTAREREVLALLGGGLSNGQIARRLHVVEGTVKAHVSSILSRLGVENRAAAAVVAHEAGILPPPASAQR; from the coding sequence ATGATCCGGGTCCTGATCGCCGACGACGAGCCGATGATCCGCGCGGGCATCCGGGCGGTGCTCATCACCGATCCGGACATCACCGTGGTCGCCGAGGCCGGCGACGGCCACCAGGCCGTGGAGCTGGTGCACCGCCACCGCCCCCGGGTGGCGGTGCTCGACATCCGCATGCCCGCCTCCGGCGGGATCGAGGCCGCCCGGGAGATCCACCGGACGGCGCCGGCCACCGGCGTCATCATGCTGACCACCTTCGGCGAGGACGACTACATCCTCCGGGCGCTGAGCGGCGGCGCCACGGGCTTCCTCATCAAGTCCGGTGAACCGGAGGAGCTGATCGCGGGGGTGCGCGCGGTGGCCGATGGCGCCGCCTATCTGTCACCGAAGGTCGCGGCCCGCGTCGTGGCGCATCTCGCCTCCGGCGGCGCGGGAGCCCTTGCCGACCGCCGCGCCGCCGCCCGCGAGCGGGTCGGCGCCCTCACCGCCCGGGAGCGTGAGGTGCTGGCCCTGCTGGGCGGCGGGCTGTCCAACGGTCAGATCGCCCGTCGGCTCCATGTGGTGGAGGGAACGGTAAAGGCCCATGTGAGCTCGATCCTGTCCCGGCTGGGTGTGGAGAACCGGGCGGCCGCCGCCGTGGTGGCCCATGAGGCCGGGATCCTTCCCCCACCGGCGTCCGCACAGCGCTGA
- a CDS encoding M56 family metallopeptidase gives MRIAVYIPLLLSLLAPLGARPLSERCEPRLATWLLTVSALAMGAATTISLGLLAITGLIRFPQLASLGHWSAHTAQRDDPAELSVALLAALLLGAAVLMAARMLWRRTRTLTAAALEAACMPTEDDLVVVEDEAPDAFAIPGLPGRIVVSTGMLRTLDETERDILLAHERAHLASHHYAFVTLAQLGAAANPLLRPLATAVTYTIERWADENAATATGDRKRVAHTVGKAALAAHHTPTRAPGASLGILGRRTALAAAGPVPRRVAALLAPPFGRHSILAAVAAMVLATAALSTVEAAHDLHLLLEAVSAR, from the coding sequence ATGCGCATCGCCGTCTACATCCCCCTGCTGCTCTCCTTGCTCGCCCCTCTCGGAGCACGCCCCTTGTCGGAGCGATGCGAACCCCGCCTGGCGACCTGGCTGCTCACCGTCTCGGCTCTCGCCATGGGCGCAGCGACCACCATCTCACTGGGCCTGCTGGCCATCACCGGACTGATCCGCTTCCCCCAGTTGGCCAGCCTCGGCCACTGGTCGGCCCACACCGCGCAGCGCGACGACCCCGCCGAACTGTCCGTCGCCCTGCTCGCCGCCCTCCTGCTCGGCGCCGCCGTCCTCATGGCCGCCCGCATGCTCTGGCGGCGTACCCGCACCCTCACCGCCGCCGCCCTGGAAGCGGCCTGCATGCCCACCGAAGACGACTTGGTCGTGGTCGAGGACGAGGCCCCCGACGCCTTCGCGATCCCCGGCCTGCCCGGCCGCATCGTCGTCTCCACCGGCATGCTGCGCACCCTGGACGAAACCGAGCGCGACATCCTGCTCGCCCACGAACGCGCCCACCTGGCATCCCACCACTACGCCTTCGTCACCCTGGCCCAGCTCGGCGCCGCAGCCAACCCACTGCTGCGCCCCCTCGCCACGGCCGTGACGTACACCATCGAACGATGGGCCGACGAGAACGCCGCCACCGCCACGGGCGACCGCAAGCGGGTCGCCCACACCGTCGGCAAGGCCGCCCTCGCCGCCCACCACACCCCCACCCGCGCCCCGGGCGCCTCCCTGGGCATCCTCGGCCGCCGCACCGCCCTCGCCGCCGCCGGACCCGTGCCCCGCCGCGTCGCCGCCCTCCTCGCCCCTCCCTTCGGCCGCCACTCCATCCTCGCCGCCGTGGCAGCCATGGTCCTCGCCACCGCGGCCCTGTCCACCGTTGAAGCCGCCCACGACCTCCACCTGCTGCTGGAAGCCGTAAGCGCCCGATAG
- a CDS encoding glycosyltransferase family 4 protein has protein sequence MKITFLIHNVYAIGGTIRTTLNLAAALADRHEVTVVSMLRHRARPRFVVDPRVTVVPLVDLRENSADANDPLLHQPAEVFPTAEKRYGQYSRLTDQRAREYLRTCEAEVIIGTRPGINVYLARFAPPRALRIAQEHLTHDTHSKKLRAQLARRYRDLDAVVTTTEADAAVYRAKMRLPGVRVLAIPNSVPDPGPQPADGSARVIAAAGRLVRAKRFDLLIEAFTDVAAKHPDWSLRIYGSGADKERLQRLIEEQGLGGRAALMGAVSRIEAEFAKASIVASASDAESFGMTLVEAMRCGTPVVATDCPLGPAEIINEGVDGRLVPMGDRQALAAALCDLIADEPGRRHMGEAARAAARRFDPAHVAHAYEELFGDLAATRSSRAWQRRKARWRNRAGRALRRLRR, from the coding sequence GTGAAGATCACTTTTCTGATCCACAATGTGTACGCGATCGGCGGCACCATACGCACCACGCTCAACCTCGCCGCCGCGCTCGCCGACCGGCACGAGGTGACGGTCGTGTCGATGCTGCGCCACCGCGCCCGCCCGCGGTTCGTCGTCGATCCGCGGGTGACAGTAGTGCCCCTGGTCGACCTACGGGAGAACAGCGCGGACGCGAACGACCCGCTGCTGCACCAGCCGGCCGAGGTCTTCCCCACCGCCGAGAAGCGGTACGGGCAGTACAGCCGTCTCACCGATCAGCGGGCGCGGGAGTACCTGCGGACCTGCGAGGCGGAGGTGATCATCGGCACCCGGCCGGGCATCAACGTGTACCTGGCCCGTTTCGCCCCGCCCCGGGCGCTGCGCATCGCCCAGGAACACCTCACCCATGACACGCACAGCAAGAAGTTGCGTGCCCAACTCGCCCGCCGGTACCGCGACCTGGATGCCGTGGTCACCACGACCGAAGCCGACGCGGCCGTCTACCGGGCGAAGATGCGGCTGCCGGGCGTTCGCGTCCTGGCCATTCCCAACAGCGTGCCCGACCCTGGCCCGCAGCCCGCCGACGGCAGCGCCCGTGTCATCGCCGCGGCCGGACGTCTGGTGCGCGCCAAACGGTTCGACCTGCTCATCGAGGCGTTCACCGATGTCGCCGCCAAGCACCCCGACTGGTCGCTCCGCATCTACGGCTCGGGCGCCGACAAGGAGCGGCTCCAGCGACTGATCGAGGAGCAGGGCCTGGGGGGCCGGGCGGCGCTGATGGGCGCGGTGTCCCGGATCGAGGCCGAGTTCGCGAAGGCGTCGATCGTCGCCTCCGCCTCCGACGCGGAGTCCTTCGGCATGACGCTGGTCGAGGCGATGCGCTGTGGCACACCGGTGGTCGCCACCGACTGCCCGCTCGGCCCCGCCGAGATCATCAACGAGGGCGTCGACGGCCGTCTGGTCCCCATGGGCGACCGGCAGGCGCTGGCCGCCGCACTGTGTGACCTGATCGCCGACGAACCCGGCCGCCGCCACATGGGCGAGGCCGCCCGCGCCGCGGCCCGCCGCTTCGACCCGGCCCACGTCGCCCACGCCTACGAGGAACTGTTCGGCGACCTCGCCGCCACGCGTTCCTCCCGGGCCTGGCAGCGCCGCAAGGCCCGCTGGCGCAACCGCGCGGGCCGGGCCCTGCGCCGCCTGCGCCGCTAA
- a CDS encoding class I SAM-dependent methyltransferase, whose product MTKADQILTMVREVCALGRVEFERPHTAEGDPDAGRALVEGLQAIEPGGGPSDISLSLGLLAPRAPYFDQLVLDAVATGIPQVVNLGAGYDDRAVRFRHSGVRFFDLDLPDIVADKARRLEAMDTETAHVTLAAVDFGTDDVAEVLARAGHDAQRPTLFIAEHLVLFLEPGDVERLLAGVSGRAARGSTLALTAEVHPAGLDSGLVVSAVDDVMFAGASPLHTIQPREAWLALFERNGWRIEDADEVTAVDHFELPVAGQSVPIQTQFLTATA is encoded by the coding sequence ATGACGAAAGCAGACCAGATACTGACCATGGTCCGAGAGGTGTGCGCCCTCGGACGTGTCGAGTTCGAACGACCGCACACCGCCGAGGGCGACCCCGACGCCGGGCGGGCGCTCGTAGAGGGGTTGCAGGCGATCGAGCCGGGCGGTGGTCCCAGTGACATCTCCCTGTCACTCGGACTGCTGGCGCCCCGTGCTCCGTACTTCGACCAGCTCGTGCTGGACGCTGTCGCGACGGGAATTCCCCAGGTCGTCAACCTCGGTGCGGGCTACGACGACCGCGCTGTGCGGTTCCGGCATTCCGGCGTGCGGTTCTTCGACCTCGATCTGCCTGACATCGTCGCCGACAAGGCTCGTCGACTCGAAGCGATGGACACCGAGACCGCCCACGTCACCCTGGCCGCAGTGGACTTCGGGACCGACGATGTCGCCGAGGTACTGGCCCGCGCCGGGCACGACGCTCAGCGGCCGACCCTCTTCATCGCCGAACATCTTGTTCTGTTCCTCGAACCGGGCGACGTCGAGCGGCTCCTCGCCGGGGTTTCCGGCCGCGCCGCGAGGGGGAGCACCCTGGCCCTCACCGCCGAAGTGCATCCTGCCGGACTCGACTCCGGCCTCGTCGTCTCGGCTGTGGACGACGTGATGTTCGCCGGTGCCAGTCCCCTGCACACGATCCAACCCCGTGAGGCCTGGCTGGCACTCTTCGAGCGGAACGGATGGCGGATCGAGGACGCCGACGAGGTGACGGCAGTCGATCACTTCGAGCTTCCCGTAGCCGGCCAGTCCGTCCCGATCCAGACGCAATTCCTCACCGCGACGGCGTGA
- a CDS encoding undecaprenyl-diphosphate phosphatase yields MSSAISIGQATLLGIVEGITEFLPVSSTGHLKITEGLMGIPVDDTSVVGFTAVIQVGAIAAVLMYFFKDIVRIVSAWGRGLAHREQRYHHDYKFAWWVICATIPIVIVGLAAKPFIEGPLASLWVVAGSLVVGSGVMWVADQMGRHKRGEDDTSFKDAMLVGCSQILALLFPGFSRSGATMSTALILDLDRVAATRLSFFLGIPALTGAGLYELKDAVGAGVGAAPLVVGTAVSFVVAYASIAWLLKFVAKHSFNAFVIYRIAIGLLLFGLLGTGVLTA; encoded by the coding sequence ATGAGTAGTGCCATCAGCATCGGCCAGGCGACCCTCCTCGGCATCGTCGAAGGCATCACGGAGTTCCTCCCCGTCTCCTCCACCGGCCATCTGAAGATCACCGAAGGGCTGATGGGCATCCCGGTCGACGACACCTCCGTGGTCGGCTTCACCGCCGTCATCCAGGTCGGGGCGATCGCCGCGGTGCTGATGTACTTCTTCAAGGACATCGTGCGGATCGTCTCCGCTTGGGGCCGCGGCCTCGCCCACCGCGAACAGCGGTACCACCACGACTACAAGTTCGCCTGGTGGGTCATCTGCGCCACCATCCCGATCGTGATCGTGGGCCTGGCCGCCAAACCGTTCATCGAGGGCCCGCTCGCCTCCCTGTGGGTGGTCGCCGGTTCCCTCGTCGTCGGGTCCGGTGTGATGTGGGTGGCCGACCAGATGGGCCGTCACAAGCGCGGCGAGGACGACACGAGCTTCAAGGACGCCATGCTGGTCGGCTGCTCGCAGATCCTCGCGCTGCTCTTCCCCGGCTTCTCACGCTCCGGCGCCACCATGTCCACCGCGCTCATCCTCGACCTGGACCGGGTGGCCGCCACCCGCCTGTCCTTCTTCCTCGGCATTCCGGCGCTGACCGGCGCGGGTCTGTACGAGCTGAAGGACGCTGTCGGTGCCGGGGTCGGTGCCGCCCCTCTCGTGGTGGGCACCGCTGTCTCGTTCGTGGTCGCCTACGCCTCGATCGCCTGGCTGCTGAAGTTCGTTGCCAAGCACTCCTTCAATGCCTTCGTCATCTACCGCATCGCGATCGGCCTGCTGCTGTTCGGCCTGCTCGGTACCGGGGTGCTCACCGCGTGA
- a CDS encoding sensor histidine kinase codes for MTTHRTGFTGRPAARWTGHLPLAATVAAAGLSVVSLWWVVPTALCAFTAGWRPGRTWSTAVGLVGVVAGAVVAVAAVPSWITWADRFVAVVAGVVVLPWFVGRFCRQYRELVRAGWERAARLEREQRLIAAQARLRERARIAQDMHDVLGHELSLIALSAGALKLAPGLADGHREAARDIRARAAAAVDRLGEVIGVLRQEPDGAPPEPGGAGVAKLVERASAAGLTVRLRIDGEPGELPPDIERAVHRVVQEALTNVAKHAAGAEAAVRVLHTAEETEVRVANGPAPTAVAVRSGGAGFGLIGLDERVGLAGGTFGYGPESGGFAVRATFPRTPTARRAAQATPHTPDAPGNADGTDAPSNADGTDAPDNRCGTDAPGNRCGEVADDHRRARRRLGRTLFAAVMVPLVAGALLIGALRVWDTLRARESVLAPDDYARLRIGQDRDRITEYLPERQTGHRPTAAEPRGTGLVCEYYAMTADPFDDRSGDVYRLCFRHGTLVTADAFTGKGVR; via the coding sequence ATGACGACACACAGAACCGGATTCACCGGCCGCCCCGCGGCCCGCTGGACCGGGCACCTTCCGCTCGCGGCCACCGTCGCCGCCGCCGGGTTGAGCGTGGTCAGTCTGTGGTGGGTGGTGCCCACGGCGCTGTGCGCCTTCACGGCGGGGTGGCGGCCCGGGCGGACGTGGTCCACGGCGGTGGGGCTGGTCGGGGTGGTCGCGGGCGCTGTGGTGGCGGTCGCCGCGGTGCCGTCCTGGATCACCTGGGCCGACCGGTTCGTGGCGGTGGTGGCGGGGGTGGTCGTACTGCCGTGGTTCGTGGGGCGGTTCTGCCGTCAGTACCGGGAGTTGGTGCGGGCGGGGTGGGAGCGGGCCGCGCGGCTGGAGCGCGAGCAGCGGCTGATCGCCGCGCAGGCCCGGCTGCGGGAACGGGCCCGTATCGCCCAGGACATGCACGATGTCCTGGGCCATGAGCTCAGTCTGATCGCCCTCTCGGCCGGGGCCCTCAAGCTGGCGCCCGGGCTGGCGGACGGCCACCGGGAGGCCGCCCGCGACATCAGGGCCAGGGCGGCGGCCGCCGTGGACCGGCTCGGCGAGGTGATCGGCGTACTGCGCCAGGAGCCGGACGGAGCGCCGCCGGAGCCGGGCGGCGCCGGGGTGGCGAAGCTGGTCGAGCGGGCGTCGGCGGCGGGGCTCACGGTCCGGCTGCGGATCGACGGCGAGCCCGGCGAACTGCCGCCGGACATCGAGCGCGCGGTGCACCGTGTGGTGCAGGAGGCGCTGACCAATGTGGCCAAGCACGCGGCCGGCGCGGAGGCGGCCGTGCGGGTCCTGCACACGGCGGAGGAGACCGAGGTCCGGGTGGCGAACGGCCCCGCGCCCACCGCCGTCGCCGTCCGCTCGGGCGGCGCGGGCTTCGGTCTGATCGGCCTGGACGAGCGCGTCGGGCTGGCGGGCGGCACCTTCGGCTACGGCCCCGAGTCGGGCGGCTTCGCCGTCCGCGCCACGTTTCCCCGTACCCCCACGGCGCGGCGGGCGGCACAGGCCACGCCCCACACCCCGGACGCCCCCGGCAACGCGGACGGCACGGATGCCCCCAGCAACGCCGACGGCACCGACGCCCCCGACAACAGGTGCGGCACCGATGCCCCCGGCAACAGGTGCGGCGAGGTGGCGGATGACCACCGGCGCGCCCGCCGCCGGCTCGGCCGCACGCTGTTCGCGGCCGTCATGGTGCCCCTGGTCGCGGGCGCCCTGCTGATCGGGGCGCTGCGGGTGTGGGACACACTGAGGGCCCGGGAGTCGGTGCTGGCCCCGGACGACTACGCCCGGCTGCGCATCGGACAGGACCGTGACCGGATCACGGAGTATCTGCCCGAGCGCCAGACCGGCCACCGGCCGACGGCGGCCGAACCGAGGGGAACCGGGCTTGTCTGCGAGTACTACGCGATGACGGCCGACCCCTTCGACGACCGGTCCGGGGACGTCTACCGGCTGTGTTTCCGGCACGGCACCCTGGTGACCGCCGACGCCTTCACCGGGAAGGGTGTCCGATGA
- a CDS encoding MarR family winged helix-turn-helix transcriptional regulator: MDQSERAPASPLERLKVINWAQVQAGQDWIRSRGLTLQQAFVLSYLAENPGAIQRDIAQATRTTAANVSAVLRGLEARDLVERRFEDGDERSKRVFATDAGTELIAGHEEAMTAVDESILAPLTKSERAALQALLDKITAHLSNPGPGDS, translated from the coding sequence ATGGACCAGTCGGAACGCGCCCCCGCCAGTCCGCTTGAGCGGCTCAAGGTCATCAACTGGGCTCAGGTGCAGGCCGGACAGGATTGGATTCGCTCCCGGGGACTCACCCTGCAGCAGGCATTCGTGCTCAGCTACCTCGCCGAGAACCCCGGAGCCATCCAACGCGATATCGCGCAGGCGACGCGTACGACCGCGGCGAATGTCTCGGCTGTCTTGCGTGGGCTCGAAGCGCGGGATCTCGTTGAACGCCGCTTTGAAGACGGCGATGAGCGCAGCAAGCGCGTCTTCGCCACCGATGCCGGCACGGAGCTCATTGCCGGACATGAGGAGGCGATGACCGCCGTGGACGAGTCGATCCTCGCGCCGCTCACCAAGTCGGAGCGAGCCGCCCTCCAGGCGCTGCTCGACAAGATCACCGCTCATCTGTCGAACCCGGGCCCGGGCGACTCGTAA
- a CDS encoding class I SAM-dependent methyltransferase, translating into MTDDQERVQPSGVWATAVGVARVRALETERENALFRDPLARAFATAGGLWPSSPPLPDDEAARRRRLAVSYSIVIRTKFLDDLLRQASASGVRQVVLLGAGMDSRAFRIDWPEGTRLFEVDTAAPLDFKASVLRQERAVARCERITVAVDLRADWPGALAAAGHDPTVPTAWIAEGLLIYLPTDAVELLLARISTQSAPGSRMGLTLGSRGVIERFGADAAPGSAASMWVSEMPDDPVGWLAGHGWEADSHTLRERAAAYGRPISTPPQREEGPGGLISAVRR; encoded by the coding sequence GTGACTGATGACCAGGAGCGGGTGCAGCCGTCGGGAGTGTGGGCCACGGCGGTGGGGGTGGCCAGGGTGCGGGCACTGGAGACCGAGCGGGAGAACGCGCTGTTCCGCGACCCACTGGCACGGGCATTCGCCACCGCCGGCGGCCTGTGGCCCTCCTCGCCACCACTACCGGATGACGAAGCGGCGCGACGCCGCCGACTGGCCGTGTCGTACTCCATCGTCATCAGGACGAAGTTCCTCGACGACCTGTTGCGGCAGGCCTCCGCGTCCGGAGTCCGGCAGGTCGTGCTGCTCGGCGCCGGCATGGACAGCCGGGCCTTCCGCATCGACTGGCCCGAGGGCACCCGGCTGTTCGAGGTCGACACTGCCGCGCCACTGGACTTCAAGGCTTCGGTGCTGCGCCAGGAGCGGGCCGTCGCACGCTGCGAGCGGATCACCGTCGCGGTGGATCTGCGTGCGGACTGGCCAGGCGCGCTGGCCGCCGCAGGGCACGACCCGACCGTGCCGACCGCGTGGATCGCCGAAGGACTACTGATCTATCTGCCCACGGACGCGGTGGAGCTGCTGCTGGCCCGGATCAGCACGCAGTCGGCGCCAGGCAGTCGGATGGGGCTGACATTGGGCTCGCGCGGCGTGATCGAGCGCTTCGGCGCGGACGCCGCGCCGGGATCGGCGGCGTCCATGTGGGTCTCGGAGATGCCCGACGACCCGGTGGGCTGGCTGGCCGGGCACGGCTGGGAGGCCGACAGCCACACCCTGCGCGAGCGCGCCGCCGCCTACGGCCGTCCGATCAGCACCCCGCCGCAGCGCGAGGAGGGGCCCGGCGGACTGATCTCGGCGGTCCGCCGGTAG
- a CDS encoding recombinase family protein, with protein MTTHDEPRTLVFIYDREETTQTDRLNTRIALCRAFAAQMNWEVVGQWVDRGDAAVSERRPFWQGMIAAMRHEGRGRRFVCLVASWERIAYDPVTSDRLRQLVSNIDGVCVAVNDAACEVPPGMQPAAIRGVDTNGKPRT; from the coding sequence ATGACCACCCACGACGAGCCAAGGACCCTCGTATTCATCTACGACCGGGAGGAGACGACGCAGACGGATCGGCTGAACACGCGCATTGCCCTGTGCCGAGCCTTCGCCGCCCAGATGAATTGGGAGGTGGTCGGCCAGTGGGTTGATCGCGGAGATGCTGCCGTATCCGAGCGTCGGCCGTTCTGGCAAGGCATGATCGCGGCGATGCGCCATGAGGGCCGGGGCCGGCGCTTCGTATGCCTCGTGGCGAGCTGGGAGCGTATTGCCTACGACCCGGTCACCAGTGACAGGCTGCGGCAGCTCGTGAGCAACATCGACGGGGTGTGCGTAGCGGTCAACGACGCGGCCTGCGAGGTGCCGCCCGGGATGCAACCCGCGGCCATTCGCGGCGTCGACACGAACGGCAAGCCGCGTACCTGA